One part of the Acinetobacter sp. XS-4 genome encodes these proteins:
- the bioB gene encoding biotin synthase BioB, with protein sequence MTLRNDWNREEIQALYEQPFLDLVFKAQQVHREHFTANAIQVSTLLSIKTGKCPEDCKYCSQSAHYESKLEAEKRIAVEKVISEAKAAKDSGSSRFCMGAAWRNPHERDMPYVLEMVREVKALGLETCMTLGMLNQSQAERLQVAGLDYYNHNLDTSREYYSHIISTRTFDDRLNTLDYVRQAGMKVCSGGIVGLGESREDRVGLLHELATLPIHPESVPINMLVPIEGTPLADVEKLDVIEWIRTIAVARIIMPHSYIRLSAGRESLSDSDQALAFMAGANSLFSGDKLLTTPNAGEGKDQALFNKLGLTAEKPKPTVADLSVNAMSA encoded by the coding sequence ATGACTCTACGTAATGATTGGAATCGTGAAGAAATCCAAGCTTTATATGAACAACCTTTTTTGGATTTAGTTTTCAAGGCTCAGCAAGTACATCGCGAGCACTTCACTGCCAATGCGATTCAGGTCAGCACCCTTTTATCGATTAAAACAGGTAAATGCCCTGAAGATTGCAAATACTGCTCACAATCCGCACATTACGAATCAAAATTAGAAGCAGAAAAACGTATTGCTGTAGAAAAAGTGATTAGTGAAGCAAAAGCTGCAAAAGATTCAGGTTCTTCTCGTTTTTGTATGGGTGCAGCTTGGCGTAACCCACATGAACGCGATATGCCTTATGTTTTAGAAATGGTACGTGAAGTAAAAGCTTTAGGTTTGGAAACCTGTATGACTTTAGGCATGCTTAACCAATCTCAAGCAGAGCGCCTACAAGTTGCTGGTTTAGATTATTACAATCACAACCTAGATACATCTCGTGAGTACTACTCTCACATCATTAGCACCCGTACTTTTGATGATCGTTTAAATACCCTAGATTATGTTCGCCAAGCTGGCATGAAAGTTTGTAGCGGCGGCATTGTAGGTTTAGGTGAAAGTCGTGAAGACCGTGTTGGCTTATTACATGAATTAGCTACCCTACCAATCCATCCTGAATCTGTACCAATTAACATGCTTGTTCCAATTGAAGGAACGCCGTTAGCTGATGTTGAAAAGCTTGATGTAATTGAATGGATCCGCACTATTGCGGTTGCACGCATTATTATGCCGCATAGCTATATTCGTCTATCTGCTGGCCGTGAGTCATTAAGTGATTCAGATCAAGCATTAGCATTTATGGCAGGCGCAAACTCATTATTCTCTGGTGATAAATTACTTACCACACCAAATGCAGGTGAAGGTAAAGACCAAGCGTTGTTTAATAAACTAGGCTTAACTGCAGAAAAACCAAAACCAACAGTTGCTGACTTATCAGTAAATGCCATGAGTGCATAA
- a CDS encoding fimbrial protein: MDFILKGYSGGFMKRFIFMAAVSLLNIANAQAADGTITINGLVTDNTCTIDTGDKNLTINLPTVSSQTLKNAGDVAGRTPFQINLTNCSSAGKVATYFEPGATVDFNTGRLLNQATSGGATNVNIQLLGSNNAVIPVLATSTNGTQTNSQWVNVSAGGDADLNYYAEYYATGASTAGTVTSQVKYTIIYQ; this comes from the coding sequence ATGGATTTTATTTTAAAAGGCTATTCTGGGGGTTTTATGAAAAGATTTATTTTTATGGCGGCGGTTTCTCTCTTAAATATAGCAAATGCACAAGCTGCAGATGGCACAATTACTATTAATGGTCTTGTCACGGATAATACTTGCACTATTGATACTGGAGATAAAAACTTAACAATCAATCTGCCTACAGTTTCATCTCAAACATTAAAAAATGCAGGTGATGTCGCTGGTCGTACCCCATTTCAAATTAATTTAACGAACTGTTCTTCTGCTGGCAAAGTAGCCACTTATTTTGAGCCTGGTGCTACCGTTGACTTTAATACTGGTCGTTTATTAAACCAAGCAACTTCGGGCGGGGCAACAAACGTGAATATCCAGTTGCTCGGTAGTAATAACGCTGTAATCCCTGTACTCGCTACAAGCACAAATGGAACTCAGACCAACTCACAATGGGTGAATGTTTCAGCAGGTGGTGATGCTGACCTTAACTATTATGCTGAATATTATGCTACAGGTGCTTCTACTGCGGGTACGGTAACATCGCAAGTAAAATACACCATTATTTATCAATAA
- a CDS encoding fimbria/pilus periplasmic chaperone: MLFRGRKFFWGLVCLQVALTTTGHTEIVLHGTRVIYPSNAREITLQLSNNGTAPSLVQAWIDDGNAKSTPDEANVPFIITPPISRVEATKGQTLRITALPNTSQLNQQQESIFWLNVLDIPPKPEGKTQQDQTTSISNNFLQLAVRSRIKFFYRPINLKENIEQLSEKVQWKINDQYLVVKNPTPFFLTISSIFQGGEGHKTDLLQQGLMVAPFSEDKIKIKNKKLADMSFVYINDYGGRVEHPIKF; the protein is encoded by the coding sequence ATGCTTTTTCGTGGTCGTAAGTTTTTTTGGGGATTAGTTTGCCTACAGGTAGCACTGACTACAACAGGCCATACTGAAATTGTTTTACATGGAACTCGTGTCATTTATCCTTCAAATGCACGTGAGATCACTTTGCAACTGAGTAATAACGGTACTGCTCCTTCTCTTGTTCAAGCTTGGATCGATGATGGAAATGCAAAGTCGACTCCCGATGAAGCAAATGTGCCCTTCATTATTACTCCCCCGATTTCACGAGTAGAGGCGACTAAGGGCCAGACATTAAGAATTACAGCTCTACCTAATACGTCTCAATTAAATCAGCAACAAGAATCTATTTTTTGGCTTAATGTTTTAGATATACCTCCTAAACCGGAAGGCAAAACTCAACAAGACCAAACCACCTCTATTTCTAATAATTTTTTACAGCTCGCTGTTCGTTCACGCATTAAATTTTTTTATCGCCCTATAAATCTAAAAGAAAATATTGAACAACTAAGTGAGAAAGTTCAATGGAAAATAAATGATCAATATCTAGTAGTAAAGAACCCGACACCCTTTTTCCTAACTATTAGCTCCATTTTTCAAGGAGGTGAAGGCCATAAAACAGACTTATTACAACAAGGTTTAATGGTTGCCCCTTTTTCCGAAGATAAAATAAAAATAAAAAATAAAAAATTAGCAGATATGAGCTTTGTATATATCAATGATTATGGTGGAAGAGTTGAGCACCCAATAAAGTTCTAA